The proteins below are encoded in one region of Brassica napus cultivar Da-Ae chromosome A6, Da-Ae, whole genome shotgun sequence:
- the LOC125609910 gene encoding probable inorganic phosphate transporter 1-8, producing the protein MSISNISDETTTEPPSPSPPPTYKLFSIRFLRLHGRDLFAASANWFLVDVVFYTSNFLLSHIFSSYSHKPSSSATTNVYDATFEVAKLGAIVAACSTIPGYWFTVFFIDKVGRVRIQIMGFFFMAVIFLAAGIPYGWYWSKHEQTKKGFMVLYGLVFFFCNFGPNTTTFIIPAELFPARFRSTCHGISGAAGKLGAIVGTVGFLWATKKVEDGDDMNQVYPDVNRMRTAFLILGGVCIAGMFVTYFFTKETMGRSLEENEHEHERDKNVEDEEIGDGQSLAST; encoded by the coding sequence ATGTCAATATCTAATATCTCCGACGAAACAACGACGGAGCCACCTTCTCCTTCACCACCGCCTACCTACAAACTCTTCTCCATTCGCTTCCTCCGCCTCCACGGCCGTGACCTCTTTGCCGCATCAGCTAACTGGTTCCTAGTAGACGTCGTCTTCTACACAAGCAACTTCCTCCTCTCCCATATTTTCAGTAGCTACTCCCATAAACCTTCTTCCTCCGCCACCACAAACGTCTACGACGCAACCTTCGAAGTGGCGAAACTAGGAGCCATCGTCGCCGCTTGCTCCACCATTCCCGGTTACTGGTTCACAGTTTTCTTCATCGACAAGGTAGGTCGTGTCAGGATCCAGATTATGGGGTTTTTCTTCATGGCCGTTATTTTTTTGGCCGCTGGGATTCCGTACGGTTGGTATTGGTCAAAGCATGAGCAGACAAAGAAAGGCTTTATGGTGCTCTACGGTttggttttcttcttttgtaacTTTGGTCCCAACACTACAACTTTTATCATTCCCGCGGAGCTTTTCCCGGCTAGGTTTAGGTCGACTTGCCACGGGATATCCGGAGCCGCGGGTAAGCTTGGGGCTATTGTGGGCACTGTTGGGTTCTTGTGGGCTACGAAGAAGGTAGAAGATGGCGATGATATGAACCAGGTTTATCCTGATGTGAACCGTATGAGAACTGCTTTCTTGATTCTTGGTGGAGTTTGTATTGCTGGAATGTTTGTGACGTATTTCTTCACGAAGGAAACTATGGGAAGATCGTTAGAAGAGAATGAGCACGAGCACGAACGAGATAAGAATGTTGAGGACGAAGAGATTGGTGACGGGCAATCCTTGGCAAGCACTTGA